TAGGACAGGAAAAACAGAGTTCAAAGATTTTGGAGGGCTAGCAGAAAAGATGCCATTTACATTTGCAATGGCATTCATAGCAATATTAAGCCTGGCCGGAATTCCTCCACTAGTTGGATTCGCAAGCAAATGGCTTATCTTCGAAGCAGTTATCCATGAAAATCTGCCCATTCTCGGAGGCATGGTTTTCTTTGGAAGTGCAATTGGATTCGTGTATTTGATAAGATTCACCTATGCGGTATGGTTCGGCCAAAGGCCAAGTGATATAGAGAACACGAAGGATGCCCCACTTCCACTTGCAATAGCTATGGGAATTCTAGGAACACTAAACGTTATCTTTGGAGTTGCACCTGGTCTCGTAGCCCAAGAGCTGAACAAGCTGTTCGGTCAGCAAATTATTGGGGGGAACATTTGGGAGTTAGATCTTGGCTTCGGAAGGTACAACGGATTGCTATTAACTATTTGGATGACGATAGGTCTTCTAATAGCCGCTATAGTATACTTCCTTGGTGCTAGTGTAAGAAAGGTACCAGTCACAGACACATACCAGTCAGGTAACCCTGTAACGATGGAGTACAATCTAACTATAAGAAGGAACTTCTTCCTTCCACTTAAAGAGGCCATGGCATTCTGGTTAAGGATAAGCTTTGACAAACTGTACCACGATATCTGGAAGAGCATGGAGGACTTTGCAGAAACTGCGAGAAATTACATCTATAATGGTAATGTTCAAGCTTATGCTTGGTATCTGGCAATAATCTTAATAATATTAGCTGCAATGGGGGTGTGAAGGATGTTTGGGACTTTCCTTAAAGCCCTCCTCATAATTTTGTATGCCACCTTTGTGGGCTTCATGTTCATGGGAATCATTAGGAAAGTTACGGCAAGGATTCACAGAAGAATAGGCCCACCAATATATCAGCCCATAATAGACACTATAAAGTTCCTTAGCAAAAAGGAAAACATAACACACGGCATAATTTACGACTTCGGAATAATATTCGCCCTCGGAGCTACAATTTTAGCCTTGATGTTCATTCCACTTGGAAGTATAAGCATAATGAGGGCATATGGAGATTTGATCCTGATTACGTTCTTGCTTGAAATTCCAATGCTCGGAATAATGTTTGCTGCAATGAGCTCAGGAAACCCATATGCAGGGATAGGTGCCCAGAGAGCTCTGTTAACTCTCCTTGCAATTCAAGTACCATTAGGATTTGCCATTGTGGCACTCGCTGAATTCTATGGAACATTTAGCACTTACGAAATAGTTATGGCTCAGCAGACGAGCGGATGGAGCATATTCCACCTACCATTACTCCTGGCTGCAATAGCTTATGACATAGTCCTCCAAGCGATGTTCGGAAAAGAACCATTCGACATCATGATAGCACCTGGAGAAATATCATTAGGTCCAATGGTCGAGTTTGGTGGAAAACATATGGGAATACTCCAAATACAGCATGCAATGGGTCTATTTGCAGAGACCTTATTCTTCTCGAACATATTCCTGGGAGGAGCAGTGATAACGACGTTTTCAAGTCCAATACTCAACACCCTTGCAACCCTTGCAGTCCTATTGGTTAAGCAACTAGCAGTTCTTCTAATTGCAATATTTGTCAGCACGATATTCCCGAGGTTCACAATTGACCAAGCAGCAAAGTTCTACTGGAAGTGGCCGACAATAATAGCCGCTTTAGGAGCAATATTAGCGAGCCTGTGAGGTGGTGGGTATGGTAGATTGGAGGTTGTTTGAGCCACTGTTCAATTGGGCGAGAAAGAAGAGCCTTTGGATTGTATCATTTTGTACTGGGTGCGGTGGTATAGAGATGCCACCTCTCATGACTTCAAGATACGACATAGAGAGATTCGGTATAATACCAGATCCAAGCCCGAGACAGTACGATCTCTTCCTAATAACCGGATACGTTACTCCAAAGACTCTCAAGAGAATAATCATAACTTACGAAATGGCTCCTGATCCCAAATGGGTTTTAGCTCACGGTTCATGCC
This is a stretch of genomic DNA from Pyrococcus sp. ST04. It encodes these proteins:
- a CDS encoding respiratory chain complex I subunit 1 family protein, with the translated sequence MFGTFLKALLIILYATFVGFMFMGIIRKVTARIHRRIGPPIYQPIIDTIKFLSKKENITHGIIYDFGIIFALGATILALMFIPLGSISIMRAYGDLILITFLLEIPMLGIMFAAMSSGNPYAGIGAQRALLTLLAIQVPLGFAIVALAEFYGTFSTYEIVMAQQTSGWSIFHLPLLLAAIAYDIVLQAMFGKEPFDIMIAPGEISLGPMVEFGGKHMGILQIQHAMGLFAETLFFSNIFLGGAVITTFSSPILNTLATLAVLLVKQLAVLLIAIFVSTIFPRFTIDQAAKFYWKWPTIIAALGAILASL